The following proteins are co-located in the Calditrichota bacterium genome:
- a CDS encoding hydroxyacid dehydrogenase, with protein MDNKIRILIPDDLPQECLSIFKSADFEVIFNPAMPPEDILEAVKEADGMVVRSKVKVTREIIESGDRLKLIGRAGVGYDNIDVAAATEKGIAVMNVPGANAVSVAELTLAMMLMLARNLIEANQSTKAGKWEKKRLKGNEIMGKTLGLLGLGMVGVEVAKRGIGFGMKVIANDPRFTPDSDVPFNVKIVGLDELLAQSDYISLHLPLNESTRHMFNEDMFQKCKKGVRIINCARGGIIDENALYRALQSGQVAGAALDVFEKEPPKESPLRDLPNVIMTPHIGASTVEAQIRVATKVARQMVEFFKEEKIENVVNPEAILK; from the coding sequence ATGGATAATAAAATTAGAATTCTCATTCCGGATGATTTACCCCAGGAATGCCTGTCGATTTTTAAATCGGCTGATTTTGAGGTGATTTTTAATCCCGCAATGCCTCCGGAAGACATTCTGGAAGCTGTAAAGGAGGCTGATGGCATGGTGGTGCGGAGTAAGGTGAAGGTCACGCGGGAAATCATTGAAAGCGGTGACCGGCTGAAACTCATTGGACGTGCCGGTGTAGGATATGACAACATCGACGTGGCCGCGGCCACAGAAAAGGGGATCGCCGTAATGAATGTGCCTGGTGCGAATGCCGTTTCCGTAGCCGAATTAACCCTCGCCATGATGCTGATGCTGGCCCGGAATCTGATTGAGGCGAACCAGTCAACAAAGGCAGGAAAATGGGAGAAAAAACGCCTCAAAGGAAACGAAATCATGGGAAAAACCCTGGGTTTGCTGGGTCTGGGCATGGTTGGGGTGGAGGTTGCCAAGAGAGGTATTGGATTTGGAATGAAGGTGATCGCCAACGATCCCAGATTTACTCCCGATTCGGATGTTCCGTTTAATGTGAAAATTGTGGGGTTAGACGAGCTTCTGGCCCAATCGGATTATATTTCGCTGCATTTGCCCCTCAATGAGAGTACCCGTCACATGTTTAACGAAGACATGTTTCAGAAGTGCAAGAAGGGTGTTCGGATTATCAATTGCGCCCGCGGGGGAATTATTGATGAAAATGCTCTGTACAGGGCGCTTCAATCGGGGCAGGTGGCGGGTGCCGCACTGGATGTTTTTGAAAAAGAACCCCCCAAAGAGAGCCCCTTGCGTGATTTGCCCAATGTCATCATGACCCCCCATATTGGAGCGTCCACGGTTGAAGCCCAAATTCGGGTGGCAACAAAGGTGGCCCGGCAAATGGTGGAGTTCTTTAAAGAAGAAAAAATAGAGAACGTGGTAAATCCCGAGGCGATCTTAAAATAA